In Arthrobacter sp. SLBN-83, one DNA window encodes the following:
- a CDS encoding Ig-like domain-containing protein, producing MTTLLGKLGLKKRHRKLVTGTAFGAVVAVVVTGAVLYPGFKTTEVELNDGGVWVVSKSKNAVGRLNYPSRVLDGAVTPASTTFDVLQHAGEVFVDDETGSTLNQVSPANMRLGGDKQLPGAADVSFGARTISVTDAASGKVWAVSPSTVNGFDKEASEPVMVGSAGIVSSVGADDRIYSADPKTGVVTVTGVDADGAVTSSESSTWDGLKGAGDLQMTVVGDRPVVLDAAAGNLFLPGGKRLQLENARDAKLQQAGPGSDVVAVATRKALLEQPLDGGTAKTVSFDGEGVPAAPVQLGGCVHAAWSGANKYVRDCTNDGDDKKVDVPKASASPSYVFRVNRDLVVLNDVNSGNVWLVNQNMQLVNNWDDVVPPKNQSEDQDQESADNNTINVLPDRTKPNRPPETKPDGVGVRPGRTTILSVLDNDSDPDGDVLTAALAADAGPKSGTLESIYGGTAFQITVPADAKPGTETFNYSASDGRGLSATGQVTLTVVGPDENKPPKFKRGEDTTMLVEQGKTVSQNILTDWIDPDGDDLVLLDAKADNDQDQVKVRRDGLLTFQDSGATAGKKNVQVTIWDGRATVTGKVVVNVQPPGALAPVVNADHVTAVVGQDLVISPLKNDVDPNGGALRLAQVEVNGPAELGPVTDGGTFTFRSSTPGPVYLTYIASNGPQSSQGLIRVDVESGNDGGDPVAVHDVALMPTGGSVLLDPLANDSDPSGGVLVLQSVKLPDNATVSVSVINHSVLRITDILGTKDPILFEYTMSNGKKSATGSVSVVPVPAPAVVEAPQPKPDEVNVRANDVVTIPVLDNDTHPQGQELSVDPVLPQAVDPADGKSFVSENTLRFIAGSQPKTVRAIYNAVDPQGQKSAAAVTIHILPLEGAENSRPQPRNLTARVVAAGTVRIPVPLDGIDPDGDSVQLTGIDSTPAMGTATVGSNFIDFTAAGDGAGTDTFRYKVVDRQGAANTGTVTVGIAPRGEINQKPTPVDDEVRVRPGRQIAVDAIANDTDPDGDRIRILTDGIEADPALQATVSKNSGRIILLAPKEAGTVNVRYTVADDRDATAQATIRLVVDNDVPLKAPIARDDRVTSAQAMGKTAVDVPVLKNDEDPDGVGENLKISTEATTARPGGNGNVLVDLTEQPQLIPYTVEDVDGQQSAAIIWVPGLGQQIPTLAKDEVLEVVAGQSVDVDLKEWVKVREGRSPRITQADRIKLIGADGGDPIIRDGAGLKYSAGADYVGPGSLTFEVTDGSGPDDPADLKSTLSIRTKVLPDPNKNNPPELLGANVDVPKGDSASTDLGKLTSDPDQDDVEKMKYQLIGDSPGGFNARIEGQTLKVSAADSTATGTRAAVQVKATDPRGLEATATYQLAVTASNRPKPVANDDVEPNAAAGKPVTINVLANDANPFPETPLKIIAANTETGSGNVGVNGDSITVTPAPGFTGTLVVAYTVEDKTQDSSRHATARVRLTVKDKPTAPTTPQAQSVGDQTALLNWSAPADRGSAITKYTVYGEGGFRQDCPANTCTLNGLTNNTTYHFQVTATNEFGESERSPASADVRPDVKPDTPLAPSLKFGDKQLTVAWTAPASKGSPVKSYDLEISPAPAGQNAQIQGLTSVNYVWKGLQNGVSYKVRVLARNDAKDPSEWSPYSAAEVPAGVPATPAAPSVAQATPVGSQSQLRVVWSAPNNNGDAVSGYTLTTLRGGAAIASQQVAGTSQNVTVDNSESSYTFTVSATNKAGTSGTSAPSAATRAVGKPGTVAAPSATLVDTNGNGGKIDVRFTPLTDAQRNGSATSEITYRYSLTSGGGSGSIPAGGGVVAAANGTQTSVVVWAVSSRSTSAGDASAPSNAVNPYGLAFAPNVNGSKSSGVGDKTVSWTWNQPDGNGRAVTGYQISLDNGAWQDTTQRSFSKSVGYAETHKLEVRAISGGQQGRIGSDTSSSGAAPPPPGPKLWNVTVRVNSCLEEAKGSGDHWSSGTCTSYMMPQGSNLGLECYRDGWGSSRWYYIYERNGSRWTNQYRFIRADTITGSTAGMGSCPASY from the coding sequence GTGACAACTCTGCTGGGGAAGCTTGGGCTGAAAAAGCGACACAGGAAACTCGTCACCGGTACTGCGTTTGGTGCTGTGGTGGCTGTGGTGGTGACGGGTGCTGTGTTGTATCCGGGGTTTAAGACCACTGAGGTGGAGTTGAATGACGGTGGCGTGTGGGTGGTGTCGAAGTCGAAGAATGCTGTGGGGCGGTTGAATTATCCGTCGCGGGTGTTGGATGGGGCGGTGACGCCGGCGTCGACGACGTTTGATGTGTTGCAGCATGCCGGTGAGGTGTTTGTTGATGATGAGACTGGTTCGACGTTGAATCAGGTGTCGCCGGCGAATATGCGTCTTGGTGGGGATAAGCAGTTGCCGGGGGCGGCTGATGTGAGTTTTGGTGCCCGGACGATTTCGGTGACGGATGCTGCGTCGGGGAAGGTGTGGGCGGTGTCGCCGTCCACGGTGAATGGTTTTGATAAGGAGGCTTCGGAGCCGGTGATGGTCGGCTCGGCGGGGATTGTGTCGTCTGTTGGGGCTGATGACCGGATTTATTCTGCGGATCCGAAGACCGGTGTGGTGACGGTGACGGGGGTGGATGCTGATGGTGCGGTGACGTCGTCGGAGTCCAGTACCTGGGATGGGCTTAAGGGTGCCGGGGATTTGCAGATGACGGTGGTGGGGGACCGGCCGGTGGTGTTGGATGCTGCGGCGGGGAATTTGTTTTTGCCTGGTGGTAAGCGGTTGCAGTTGGAGAATGCGCGGGATGCGAAGCTGCAGCAGGCGGGGCCGGGCAGTGATGTTGTGGCGGTGGCGACGCGGAAGGCGTTGTTGGAGCAGCCGTTGGATGGCGGGACTGCGAAGACGGTGTCGTTTGATGGTGAGGGTGTTCCTGCTGCGCCGGTGCAGTTGGGTGGGTGTGTGCATGCGGCGTGGTCGGGTGCGAATAAGTATGTGCGGGATTGCACCAATGATGGGGACGATAAGAAGGTGGACGTGCCCAAGGCGAGTGCGTCGCCGTCGTATGTTTTCCGGGTGAACCGGGACCTGGTGGTCCTGAACGATGTGAACTCCGGCAATGTGTGGTTGGTGAACCAGAACATGCAGCTGGTCAACAACTGGGACGACGTTGTCCCGCCCAAGAACCAGTCCGAGGACCAGGACCAGGAATCCGCGGACAACAACACCATCAATGTCCTCCCGGACCGCACCAAGCCCAACCGGCCGCCGGAAACCAAGCCGGACGGCGTTGGTGTCCGCCCTGGCCGCACCACCATCCTCAGCGTCCTGGACAACGACTCCGACCCCGACGGTGACGTCCTGACGGCTGCCTTGGCGGCGGACGCCGGACCCAAGTCAGGCACCCTCGAAAGCATCTACGGCGGGACGGCCTTCCAGATCACCGTCCCCGCCGATGCCAAGCCGGGCACGGAGACCTTTAACTACAGTGCCTCCGACGGCCGCGGCCTGTCCGCCACCGGCCAGGTCACTTTGACGGTCGTGGGGCCGGACGAAAACAAGCCGCCCAAATTCAAGCGCGGCGAAGACACCACCATGCTCGTGGAACAAGGAAAGACGGTCAGCCAGAACATCCTTACCGACTGGATCGATCCCGACGGCGACGACCTGGTCCTGCTCGACGCGAAGGCTGACAACGACCAGGACCAGGTCAAGGTCCGGCGCGACGGGCTCCTCACCTTCCAGGACTCCGGCGCCACGGCGGGCAAGAAGAATGTCCAGGTGACCATCTGGGACGGCCGCGCCACGGTTACCGGCAAGGTTGTGGTCAACGTCCAGCCGCCCGGAGCCCTGGCACCGGTGGTCAACGCCGACCACGTCACGGCCGTCGTGGGCCAGGACCTGGTGATCTCACCCCTGAAGAACGACGTCGACCCCAACGGAGGGGCCCTCCGACTGGCGCAGGTGGAAGTCAACGGGCCGGCCGAACTCGGCCCCGTGACCGACGGCGGCACCTTCACGTTCCGCAGCAGCACCCCCGGCCCGGTCTACCTGACCTACATCGCCAGCAACGGGCCGCAAAGCAGCCAGGGACTCATCCGCGTGGACGTGGAGTCCGGGAACGACGGCGGCGATCCGGTGGCGGTGCACGACGTTGCCCTGATGCCCACCGGCGGAAGCGTGCTGCTGGACCCGCTGGCGAACGACTCCGACCCCTCTGGCGGAGTCCTGGTGCTGCAGTCCGTCAAGCTTCCGGACAACGCCACCGTATCCGTCAGCGTGATCAACCACAGTGTCCTCCGGATCACCGACATTCTGGGGACCAAGGACCCCATACTGTTCGAATACACCATGTCGAACGGCAAGAAGTCCGCCACCGGCAGTGTCTCCGTGGTACCCGTCCCTGCGCCGGCCGTGGTGGAAGCGCCGCAGCCCAAGCCGGACGAAGTGAATGTGCGCGCCAACGACGTAGTCACCATCCCCGTCCTGGACAACGACACCCACCCGCAGGGCCAGGAACTGAGCGTGGATCCCGTCCTGCCGCAGGCGGTTGATCCCGCCGACGGCAAGAGCTTCGTTTCCGAGAACACCCTGCGTTTCATCGCGGGCAGCCAACCCAAGACAGTCCGGGCCATCTACAACGCCGTGGACCCGCAGGGGCAGAAAAGCGCCGCCGCCGTCACCATCCACATTTTGCCGCTCGAAGGCGCGGAGAACTCCCGGCCGCAGCCGCGGAACCTCACCGCGCGCGTGGTGGCGGCCGGCACCGTCCGGATTCCCGTTCCCTTGGACGGCATCGACCCCGACGGCGACTCCGTGCAGCTGACCGGCATCGACAGCACCCCTGCCATGGGCACCGCCACCGTGGGCAGCAATTTCATCGATTTCACGGCCGCCGGCGACGGTGCCGGAACCGACACGTTCCGCTACAAAGTAGTGGACCGCCAAGGCGCCGCCAATACAGGCACCGTGACGGTTGGTATTGCACCCCGGGGCGAGATCAACCAGAAGCCCACCCCGGTGGACGACGAAGTCCGGGTCCGCCCGGGCCGGCAGATCGCCGTGGATGCCATTGCCAACGACACCGATCCCGACGGCGACCGCATCCGCATCCTCACCGACGGCATCGAGGCAGATCCCGCCCTGCAGGCCACCGTGAGCAAGAACAGCGGCCGCATCATCCTCCTGGCCCCTAAGGAGGCCGGCACCGTCAACGTCCGGTACACAGTTGCCGATGACCGCGATGCCACCGCCCAGGCCACTATTCGCCTGGTGGTTGACAATGACGTGCCCCTGAAGGCCCCGATCGCCCGCGACGACAGGGTCACCTCCGCCCAGGCCATGGGCAAGACCGCCGTTGACGTGCCGGTCCTCAAGAACGACGAGGACCCGGACGGTGTAGGCGAAAACCTGAAGATCAGCACCGAGGCCACCACTGCCCGCCCGGGCGGCAACGGCAACGTGCTGGTGGACCTCACCGAACAGCCGCAGCTCATCCCGTACACCGTCGAAGACGTGGACGGCCAGCAGTCCGCCGCCATCATCTGGGTGCCCGGCCTGGGCCAACAGATTCCCACCCTGGCCAAGGACGAGGTCCTGGAAGTGGTGGCCGGGCAGTCGGTCGACGTCGACCTGAAGGAATGGGTCAAGGTTCGCGAAGGCCGGTCGCCCCGCATCACCCAGGCGGACAGGATCAAGCTCATCGGAGCCGACGGCGGCGACCCCATCATCCGTGACGGTGCCGGGCTCAAATACTCCGCCGGCGCCGACTATGTTGGCCCTGGATCGCTCACCTTCGAAGTGACCGACGGCTCAGGACCTGACGATCCTGCCGACCTGAAGTCCACCCTCAGCATCAGGACCAAAGTGCTGCCGGACCCCAACAAGAACAACCCGCCGGAGCTGCTGGGCGCCAACGTGGATGTTCCCAAGGGCGACTCGGCCAGCACCGACCTGGGCAAGCTGACTTCCGACCCCGACCAGGACGACGTCGAGAAGATGAAGTACCAGCTGATAGGGGACTCTCCGGGAGGCTTCAACGCACGCATCGAAGGCCAGACGTTGAAGGTTTCGGCTGCGGATTCCACCGCCACCGGCACCAGGGCTGCCGTCCAGGTCAAGGCGACGGACCCGCGCGGGCTTGAAGCCACGGCGACGTACCAGCTTGCCGTGACGGCCTCCAACCGGCCCAAGCCCGTGGCCAACGACGACGTCGAGCCGAACGCTGCGGCAGGAAAGCCCGTCACCATCAACGTCCTGGCAAACGACGCCAACCCGTTCCCGGAAACCCCGCTGAAGATCATTGCCGCGAACACCGAGACCGGCAGCGGCAACGTGGGCGTCAACGGTGATTCGATCACCGTTACCCCGGCGCCGGGCTTCACCGGAACCCTGGTGGTTGCGTACACGGTGGAGGACAAGACACAGGACAGCTCCCGGCACGCCACGGCCCGGGTCCGGCTCACCGTCAAGGACAAGCCCACGGCTCCCACCACGCCGCAGGCCCAGAGCGTAGGGGACCAAACCGCACTGCTCAACTGGTCCGCGCCCGCCGACCGCGGTTCAGCCATCACCAAGTACACCGTGTACGGGGAGGGCGGCTTCCGGCAGGACTGCCCCGCCAACACCTGCACCCTGAACGGCCTGACCAACAACACCACCTACCACTTCCAGGTGACGGCCACCAACGAGTTTGGTGAGTCCGAGCGTTCCCCGGCCTCGGCCGATGTCCGCCCCGACGTGAAGCCGGACACCCCCCTGGCGCCGTCGTTGAAGTTCGGCGACAAGCAGTTGACGGTCGCCTGGACCGCTCCGGCCAGCAAGGGCTCGCCCGTGAAGTCCTATGACCTGGAAATCTCGCCGGCTCCTGCCGGCCAGAACGCCCAGATTCAAGGGCTGACGTCGGTCAATTACGTGTGGAAGGGCCTCCAGAACGGCGTGTCCTACAAGGTGCGGGTCCTGGCCCGGAACGACGCCAAGGATCCGTCTGAGTGGAGCCCGTATTCGGCTGCCGAAGTTCCCGCCGGCGTGCCCGCAACACCGGCAGCGCCAAGCGTGGCACAGGCCACGCCCGTGGGTTCGCAAAGCCAGCTGCGAGTGGTGTGGTCGGCGCCGAATAACAATGGTGACGCCGTCTCCGGTTACACGCTGACCACACTCCGGGGCGGAGCCGCCATTGCCAGCCAGCAGGTGGCCGGCACGTCCCAGAACGTCACTGTGGACAACTCGGAGTCGAGCTACACCTTCACCGTTTCGGCCACCAACAAGGCGGGCACCAGCGGCACCAGCGCGCCGTCGGCTGCAACGCGTGCGGTGGGCAAACCCGGAACGGTGGCAGCGCCCTCGGCCACCCTGGTGGATACCAACGGGAACGGCGGCAAGATCGATGTCCGGTTCACGCCACTGACGGACGCCCAGCGCAACGGCTCGGCGACCAGCGAAATCACCTATCGCTACAGCCTGACGTCCGGAGGTGGGTCAGGCTCCATCCCTGCCGGCGGTGGCGTGGTGGCGGCAGCCAACGGCACGCAAACATCTGTAGTGGTGTGGGCGGTCTCTTCCCGCAGCACCTCCGCAGGTGACGCCAGTGCTCCATCCAACGCCGTCAACCCGTACGGTTTGGCCTTCGCCCCGAATGTCAACGGCAGCAAGAGCAGCGGCGTCGGCGACAAGACGGTCTCCTGGACCTGGAACCAGCCGGACGGCAACGGCCGGGCAGTGACTGGCTACCAGATCAGCCTGGACAACGGCGCATGGCAGGACACCACACAGCGCAGCTTCTCCAAGAGCGTTGGATACGCCGAGACGCACAAACTGGAGGTACGCGCCATCAGCGGCGGACAGCAGGGCCGCATCGGCAGCGATACGTCCAGCAGCGGCGCAGCGCCGCCGCCACCGGGACCCAAGCTGTGGAACGTCACGGTCCGGGTCAACAGCTGCCTGGAGGAAGCCAAGGGCAGCGGAGACCACTGGTCCAGCGGAACCTGCACGTCCTACATGATGCCTCAGGGCTCCAACCTTGGACTCGAGTGCTACCGCGACGGATGGGGCTCAAGCCGCTGGTACTACATCTACGAACGCAACGGCAGCCGGTGGACCAACCAGTACCGGTTCATCAGGGCTGACACCATCACCGGCTCAACTGCCGGCATGGGTTCCTGCCCGGCCAGCTACTAA